From a single Nicotiana tomentosiformis chromosome 2, ASM39032v3, whole genome shotgun sequence genomic region:
- the LOC104107282 gene encoding calmodulin binding protein PICBP-like encodes MKKITRMRANKSCAAESSDSFLNFFERESTTTNEDADNQEIEVRKIFAIKLVREAIERILVPEVQDQSSDDQSVTSEVCTEENFKESDTKNEECDKASESDKGSITRENIGSPDKRKMEGQITNKAAKKAPKHWSNLKRWIILQQFIKEAMELE; translated from the exons ATGAAGAAAATCACAAGAATGAGGGCAAACAAATCATGTGCTGCAGAAAGTTCTgattcatttttgaattttttcgaACGAGAATCAACGACTACAAATGAGGATGCAGATAACCAGGAGATTGAAGTGCGCAAGATTTTTGCCATTAAGCTAGTACGAGAAGCAATTGAGAGAATTCTTGTTCCAGAAGTTCAAGACCAGTCATCAGATGATCAATCAGTAACAAGTGAAG TCTGTACTGAAGAAAACTTCAAGGAGTCTGACACCAAGAATGAAGAATGTGATAAGGCATCCGAGTCAGATAAAGGAAGTATTACCAGAGAAAACATTGGCAGCCCGGACAAACGGAAAATGGAAGGACAAATTACAAACAAAGCTGCGAAGAAAGCACCAAAGCACTGGAGCAATCTTAAAAGATGGATTATTCTCCaacaattcatcaaggaagccaTGGAGTTGGAGTGA
- the LOC138904226 gene encoding uncharacterized protein — MAAPPNFEEGQSTYRTTRFNGLYYGWWKTRMHDFIMAEDSELWDVICDGPFIPTKTSSNPAVTIPKTRKEFIDADRKAIEKNFCSAKEIWEALQTAHEGTTQVKQSKIDMLTTEYELFRMKNDESIQDVYTRFTSIINELHSLGVIIPRNKFFRKILSLLPSSWESKVNAIKEAKDLQKLTIDELVGNLRTYEMKKKKNNERRDPKREKNLVLQTDNNDSSGKDGDMAYLTRRFQKMDQFKHNKNKEAKRNPVPDKRFKRKNDADNVVKQALAAWGDSSSESNEENDHGDSSMMAVESEANDYDSIFTLMAQSDNDEDDDADEVNFLDVQRNLKSYSPKKLMSLANVLIDAYHNLINDKDALTVKLGEAEQTRDDLVVVVVDLKETIENLKKEKDALDKKITNIEHERDGLMVVVVDQKETIECVRKEKEVLTERVANIEHGRDDLLVVLVDLKEIIGELKMESRLENSQKGKEVASEVHIKLESELNSVKSSLCVELEKNKQLHEELRRVKSDLEKSLKWTWSSDAITAMYTNNGGNRQGIGFQREKIPYNPHSKYVIVPDNWICTHCGNTGHFKENWNSERKQPTMIHG, encoded by the exons atggctgctccaccaaactttgaagaaggtcagtCCACCTACAGGACAACAAGGTTCAATGGCCTGTAttatggatggtggaagacaaggatgcatgattttatcatggctgaagattccGAGCTCTGGGACGTCATCTGTGATGGACCCTTCATTCCCACAAAAACTAGTAGTAACCCTGCTGTAACTATTCCCAAAACAAGAAAAGAATTTATTGATGCCGACCGAAAAGCCATAGAGAAGAATTTTTGT TCAGCCAAGGAAATCTGGGAAGCTCTCCAGACAGCTCATGAAGGAACAACACAGGTCAAGCAATCCAAGATCGACATGCTCACAACTGAATACGAGCTCTTCAGGATGAAAAATGATGAATCCATCCAAGATGTGTATACTCGCTTCACCTCTATCATTAATGAGCTCCACTCTCTTGGTGTAATTATTCCAAGAAATAAGTTTTTCAGGAAAATTCTTAGTTTACTGCCCAGTTCTTGGGAAAGCAAAGTGAACGCCATTAAAGAGGCGAAGGACTTGCAGAAGCTGACCATCGATGAACTCGTTGGCAATCTGAGAAcatatgaaatgaagaaaaagaagaacaatgAAAGAAGAGATCCCAAAAGagagaagaacctggtcctccAGACGGACAACAATGATTCAAGTGGTAAGGATGgtgatatggcttacttgacaagAAGATTTCAGAAGATG GATCAATTCAAGCACAACAAAAACAAAGAAGCTAAGAGGAACCCAGTTCCTGATAAACGCTTCAAGAGAAAGAATGACGCTGACAATGTTGTaaaacaagctcttgctgcatggggagattCCTCCAGCGAATCAAATGAAGAAAATGATCATGGTGATAGTTCAATGATGGCAGTAGAAAGTGAAGCAAATGATTATGACTCAATCTTTACCTTGATGGCTCAGTCTGATAATGATGAAGATGACGACGCTGATGAGGTAAATTTTCTGGATGTTCAGAGAAATCTGAAATCTTATTCTCCTAAAAAACTCATGTCCTTGGCAAATGtattaattgatgcttatcacaatcttataaatgataaagatGCTTTAACCGTGAAATTAGGAGAAGCAGAACAGACCAGAGATGACCTAGTAGTCGTTGTAGTTGATTTAAAGGAAACAATTGAGAACTTGAAGAAAGAAAAGGATGCCTTAGATAAAAAAATTACAAATATAGAACATGAAAGAGATGGTCTAATGGTCGTTGTGGTAGACCAAAAAGAGACCATTGAGTgtgtaagaaaagaaaaagaagtcttAACTGAGAGGGTTGCTAACATTGAGCATGGGAGAGATGACCTATTAGTGGTGCTAGTGGACTTGAAGGAAATAATTGGGGAACTTAAAATGGAGAGTAGGCTTGAAAATtctcaaaagggaaaggaagttgcaagtgaggtacacattaagcttgaaagtGAGTTAAATTCAGTGAAGTCCAGTTTGTGTGTtgagcttgagaaaaacaaaCAACTTCATGAAGAACTAAGAAGAGTGAAGAGTGACcttgaaaaatcactcaagtggacctggtcctctgatgctaTCACTGCCATGTACACTAACAATGGGGGAAACAGACAGGGGATTGGGTTCCAAAGGGAAAAGATTCCTTACAATCCTCATAGCAAGTACGTTATTGTACCTGATAATTGGATTTGTACTCACTGTGGCAATACTGGgcactttaaagaaaact GGAACAGTGAAAGGAAGCAGCCTACAATGATACATGGATAG
- the LOC138904227 gene encoding uncharacterized mitochondrial protein AtMg00300-like, protein MTRSTNDFISLKALQEGSVSFGNGKKGYIMGVGRIGKSLSHSIENMYYVNELKYSLLSVSQICDKGNKVEFVSKVYTITNLVTGEVVLVAKRYKNIYVTDFESLQNGDIICLTAVDDDAELWHRRLGHISFTLLNKLVRKDLVRSLPKSSFKDHKMCDACVKGKQVRSSFKPKKEVSISRPFDLLHMDLCEPMRVASRGGKKYIFVIVDDYSRFT, encoded by the coding sequence ATGACTAGAAGTACAAATGATTTCATTTCACTTAAGGCCCTGCAAGaagggagtgtatcctttggaaatggcaaGAAAGGATACATTAtgggagttggaaggattgggAAGTCTCTCTCACACTCAATCGAAAATATGTACTACGTGAACGAGTTGAAGTACAGCTTGCTAAGCGTTTCCCAGATCTGTGACAAGGGAAACAaggtggaatttgtgtcaaaagTATATACAATCACAAACCTAGTGACTGGTGAGGTGGTTTTAGTagcaaaaagatacaaaaatatctatgttACTGATTTTGAGTCTCtgcagaatggtgatatcatctGTCTAACTgctgttgatgatgatgctgaattaTGGCATAGGAGGTTGGGTCATATAAGCTTCACGTTGCTGAACAAATTAGtcaggaaggacctggttcgtagTCTGCCCAAGTCAAGTTTCAAGGATCACAAaatgtgtgatgcatgtgtaaaaggcAAGCAAGTCAGATCCTCATTCAAGCCCAAAAAGGAAGTCAGTATCTCAAGGCCATTTGATCTTCTTCACATGGATTTATGTGAACCCATGAGGGTGGCAAGCAGGGGAGGAAAGAAATATATCTTCGTTATAGTTGATGATTACTCCAGATTCACCTAG